In one Pseudomonas sp. SG20056 genomic region, the following are encoded:
- a CDS encoding L-threonylcarbamoyladenylate synthase — MSQFFQIHPENPQARLIKQAVEIIRNGGVVIYPTDSSYAVGCHIGDKSAVERIRRLRQLDDKHNFTLVCRDLSQLSTFAKVDTAAFRLLKSHTPGPYTFILNATREVPRMLLHAKRRTIGLRVPSHPIAMALLAELDEPLMSVSLILPGETLPMSDPYEMRQMLEHQVDLIIDGGFGGLEASTVVSLTDDEPEVIRVGCGDPSPFTDDL, encoded by the coding sequence GTGAGCCAATTCTTCCAGATTCATCCGGAAAACCCGCAAGCGCGCCTGATCAAGCAGGCCGTGGAGATCATCCGCAACGGCGGGGTGGTGATCTATCCGACCGACTCCTCCTATGCCGTGGGCTGCCATATTGGCGACAAGAGCGCCGTTGAGCGTATTCGCCGCCTGCGCCAACTGGACGACAAACACAACTTCACCCTGGTATGCCGCGATCTGTCGCAGCTCAGCACCTTTGCCAAGGTCGATACCGCCGCCTTCCGCCTGCTCAAGAGTCACACGCCGGGGCCTTACACTTTTATTCTTAATGCCACCCGTGAGGTGCCGCGCATGCTGCTGCATGCCAAACGCCGCACCATTGGTCTGCGCGTGCCCAGCCACCCGATTGCCATGGCCTTGCTGGCCGAGCTGGATGAGCCGCTGATGAGCGTCAGTCTGATTCTGCCGGGCGAAACGTTGCCGATGAGCGACCCTTATGAAATGCGCCAGATGCTTGAACATCAGGTCGACCTGATCATCGACGGCGGCTTTGGCGGTCTGGAGGCCTCCACCGTGGTCAGCCTGACCGACGATGAGCCCGAGGTGATTCGCGTAGGGTGTGGTGATCCGTCGCCTTTTACGGATGACCTTTGA
- a CDS encoding PHP domain-containing protein: MDVDLHCHSTASDGALAPAVLVARAFERGVRLLALTDHDTLDGLDEAGAAAQALGMQLVNGIELSCTWGGATIHVLGYAFNRDAPALQQAIAELHEGRWLRAAEIAKRLEAKGMPGALEGARAMQQELGDSGNAPARPHFADFLVRSGYVKDRAEAFRKWLGSGKLGDVKQHWPELAQAVDTLRRAGAWVSLAHPWQYDFTRSKRRKLIADFVGAGGHSLEVVNGMQPAEQVGSLAILAREFGMFATAGSDFHAPGQWSELGVYRPVPEDLPPLWARFQHVQQPTAI, encoded by the coding sequence ATGGATGTTGATTTGCATTGCCACAGCACCGCTTCAGATGGCGCACTTGCGCCGGCTGTTTTGGTGGCGCGGGCGTTCGAGCGCGGTGTGCGTTTGCTGGCGTTGACCGATCACGACACCCTCGATGGCCTTGATGAAGCTGGCGCCGCAGCGCAGGCGCTGGGCATGCAGTTGGTCAACGGCATCGAGCTGTCCTGCACCTGGGGCGGTGCGACCATTCATGTGCTGGGCTACGCCTTCAACCGCGATGCGCCGGCGTTGCAGCAAGCCATTGCCGAGCTGCACGAGGGGCGTTGGTTGCGCGCTGCGGAAATCGCCAAGCGTCTGGAGGCCAAAGGCATGCCGGGCGCGCTCGAAGGCGCGCGGGCCATGCAGCAGGAACTGGGTGATAGCGGCAATGCCCCGGCACGCCCTCACTTTGCTGACTTTCTGGTGCGCAGCGGATATGTAAAGGATCGCGCCGAAGCGTTTCGCAAGTGGCTGGGCTCGGGCAAGCTGGGTGATGTCAAACAGCACTGGCCGGAGCTGGCCCAGGCCGTGGATACCCTGCGCCGCGCTGGCGCTTGGGTGAGCCTGGCGCATCCCTGGCAGTACGACTTTACTCGGAGTAAACGACGCAAGTTGATCGCTGATTTTGTCGGCGCCGGCGGGCATTCGCTGGAAGTGGTCAACGGTATGCAGCCGGCCGAACAGGTTGGCAGTCTGGCGATTCTGGCGAGGGAGTTCGGCATGTTCGCCACCGCAGGCAGTGATTTCCACGCGCCAGGCCAGTGGTCTGAGCTGGGCGTCTATCGCCCGGTGCCTGAGGATCTACCGCCCCTGTGGGCACGGTTTCAACATGTCCAGCAGCCTACTGCAATTTGA
- a CDS encoding YciI family protein gives MLYAIIATDVQNSLENRLSARPAHLARLEQLKTEGRLILAGPHPAVDSNDPGPAGFSGSLIVAEFESLLVAQQWADADPYRAAGVYASVLVKPFKLVLP, from the coding sequence ATGCTCTACGCGATCATTGCCACCGATGTGCAGAACTCCCTGGAAAACCGCCTGAGTGCCCGCCCGGCCCACCTTGCGCGCCTGGAGCAGCTGAAAACCGAAGGTCGCCTGATCCTCGCCGGCCCACACCCAGCCGTCGACAGCAATGACCCAGGCCCCGCAGGCTTTTCCGGCAGCCTGATCGTCGCCGAGTTCGAATCGCTGCTGGTCGCGCAGCAATGGGCCGATGCCGACCCCTACCGCGCAGCCGGCGTGTATGCCTCGGTACTGGTAAAACCTTTCAAACTGGTCTTGCCTTGA
- a CDS encoding translation initiation factor 2: MRPGPLFLLLTLCLPAVTQAEESPPQPLAEATSAQTQIDELEQRLALSEEQRAALSAELQNSSNERDTLQLQRLRQENQRLKLQLKKAQASAPQPLISEQQMWFATGAGAGLLGVIIGAFLRRGRRSRSEWLN; this comes from the coding sequence ATGCGTCCAGGCCCGCTGTTTCTGCTCTTGACCCTGTGCTTGCCAGCCGTCACCCAGGCCGAGGAAAGCCCGCCGCAACCCTTGGCAGAAGCCACTTCGGCGCAGACGCAGATCGATGAACTGGAGCAGCGACTGGCGCTCAGCGAAGAACAGCGTGCAGCCCTCAGCGCTGAGCTGCAGAACAGCAGCAATGAACGTGACACCTTACAGCTGCAGCGCCTGCGCCAGGAAAACCAGCGCCTTAAACTGCAGCTGAAAAAAGCCCAGGCCAGCGCCCCACAGCCACTGATCAGCGAACAGCAGATGTGGTTTGCCACGGGCGCCGGAGCCGGCCTGCTCGGGGTGATTATCGGCGCGTTCCTGCGCCGTGGCCGCCGTTCACGCAGCGAGTGGCTCAACTGA